A stretch of Anoplolepis gracilipes chromosome 12, ASM4749672v1, whole genome shotgun sequence DNA encodes these proteins:
- the Vps13b gene encoding intermembrane lipid transfer protein VPS13B isoform X1: MFKLESYITPVILSYVEKYVKNFKPEQSQVSLWGGDASFQNLDLRLEVLEEQLNLPFVFVSGHIHELLIHVPWVKITSEPIVVTINTIECILKLKDENTTEANTTTLQKKKEVVQEEAPPGYIKSIVTKVINNITIHCNNLILKYVEEDIVLSVNVKLLSMQTVDNKWQPAFTDVNTQEVMLRKVITIQDLTLCLDKMDASGKIEIYQDPVLYRCSMTIRMIINYHSNTSKRASITRLDLHCEKMEFSMTEQQVPMLLRLAALVMALQTKQFPLSKEKSSITVDEREDVIQDDTSQVVGTSTDAVGWGGWAWDIVSSVLPVDWDNNWSAEQQMAYSGHTVHLGVYIDDATLTFKTVESVKEQLFYKSRKIRYKSFLSLRLNGVVMDTLIQGIAMTTFQVGVACIQLYPRGTCSCGHVEVVDGVQPPLYVIAGSLNIDYLKDSLFDEEAVENKGKKRDYKQGIDYHLTIASVEKLLERCPAFVMDYVYCVELPDDITPERLLELGSNFEYSNFQERRIIRYLSGDLIIRLCSGIFHRIDTIKQAAAKYDYNPYIVIKPDPLIDELPPVTLEEYEALRENVSMTETKLILKTASLQLQLADHCVMGAPRQRKIVETRITPLSPALTDDPFVTIECDEAIATIVQPMYPFRLVACASKLTDLQPEMFTQCHAITNIQITGAKSQLHLTKTCDTSIVMPYSVEASSKILLYPQYWRDIDMVQKSYSLQSDSVTITGTKAKLMAAVSVATSIFNSADTTNPLICSTLFNDACQEKSPVYLELYLENIMCKNVSSSVMISNEMNVNSIKIFALNDLQQAFILSGPENYDGNDTGNVPLLSSIIQFPKNVELHTHPSLVLFKIAESRASLDPLFFEWLKYRPTYHKSGSVHVLRSDSQQLITEGTSSDTGTRKKTFPSLYESVHSSSDKEKKRSAVTEKSKTLRYDETQKKTESKAEEEQQNLQKSGILVKLAESYSWWCNLVLNGYIGHIIIYIPSDTMSGIGADDIEQAKDRALIENQDLQIMIIKLPSLLIHSSNLNAESLNPYLQNLPVKLPESMWTCRVQSFPWTLSLIDFHCYTLQQRTQKSFIKKVTLNATVALTTKTAAIQSNTLTALSICVHIDNSPIFISLSEEQVVFMSNIVLNIIKILQTLCSSQESNTVVRQMSNEMQIVLPAIPQTPSTPTQLMYQEDTTNSTVSTSKEDLRYEKDGLAVTAWIQWTITKIAIKLYIMEQEDESSLKLMLELEDIITSLDLKSVYMQIKSKITTATILHYVRSSNALNWDAGEYAGLILCGREDNLEKGDDSGFLSFTLTRAKSGNVYTRWGTHKRYKSQKKEMLIDSTLSMNGYISEIFIKMQMVDIILPLSVIGKYTQLVKPFACFGSCIERSAEVTRGKSTSTPLTGIITLNNESLPLIHLEFKGFRLMMPALSNANKLQHDLLMLQLDGIRITPDAENPICRTPLRTDIYQLAAQANILNVPGSAVEDRQYQISVKGVCAYTTTWRNYQLSINKRMSQSYLYTMNENPALEWNKLGNGSSLDPYFSTSPVLTKFDLCLIIAPAVTFKGDTIVCGSAIEVNCITDIELTINLDQIKLISMLNNEFIKLLSGSFEKVEENSINNIIQRYPSSSQNIKPISWLKQTLDEPDIDFTKDSGVDFEMSSVHSTVIGRPAVAETMTLPPFEFLVNCGKITLILYEVQNAFLDLEHDADIHKTDCEDDNDNIKQPLLYLMINQPNIYFSQQHLSKKIQISCFDITTALGDAQNLNTIPTEKDFKIFMIETKHGDLHPDTGIPPSFATVKSEMFLSKNRQFFVEMGRPTKIHLSLSRLNQFYNIRNKVLSCFMDGDVTQVPGKENEVVDPENLAAPTKSRKFSVPDLHLSTKQIVLSLKTDTGAEIIISLASLNGNLSTLVRPDRIYSNLSIDSFIISAILNGNIKVLLNPWCCNITSCLLWESSYNSEVIPQIQVQADSESLYLDFGPDQIKIIKMVMQDCQLLLSEFASCSTSENKNEKQIVLSTEQHYKDDLKAGAFQFVDGTADELPFPYQVVFFAYPQQAMAWRYPQPRTLTRIHISPVPFETVDADGNYIDRISCILEYWSDSHMSYQRYADFYLSETDSYRLDLPERAPARAVACVWRVVISSSNKRSLSKSIVSARALAACLRIDSYFNPLLIPNVQIALNIGVLHVSLYNHIDTTVYNNLPPPLDRYTLNGRIPEIQCFMSVEQKGAVLVLNKWVDDSTLLDIGGTLSVHVLDYSHLTMQEVLDSLEGRLQLSLSDKIDVSFTSNPFTLKLGPAITHTLAVSTRLWLASFDEEEKSVIVLTRYVIANDSNVSIRFGQSATGDSILLESRQCNFYSWRQIGNQMIRISIEENAWVWSRPFPVNKDGIHVIEFNNSMTSTVVFVNVTSLSATQKLVTFSGQLVISNQLMDNFEMRLVKYEGDVGSKVTVSKEVYPIPGKSFPSSIMLENNRKMAMRLRFTNLTHLSWTGDIPLQPNVKWGQPWLVKVPLQERGQFFSIWVRIVTQTIQDKVKILAVLSPLYMIRSHLPVPVRVQMETPSLKMSSSTMVNGRGECQQLYCPGTFEHFHQLTFQLESGVSASNPYVPLSYSSVDQRKFFRRPDVEDIDKILRDLRARKDDAKWPFQGDDTGEEWISAEQPQTHVQVKYQDAGLVSSTLLLELQPWCFVMNSLGCHISLVSEDTELCQIPHYGIVTPPKLEGTFHVGVGIGDTYYTSQTLQLARPDWGQSFYMPRINGIVPVDGNIKTFVDCGTSVSILSIGSSMHEDMRLVRIASSHVIANLTSQELCVATLAVHEEARDLQLPHDLTPCSLNVSPSEDQRQGTPIVQWYTLYTESNVEPLVFYLSLSLGHRWSCPIRVDQAMSRRSIAIPNGSSTMPVIVTTQEEKGTTFIVIHNDDHPQLLIENACGFKILLGQADEKGSEILPDSIHFTWMCEVDSGATFNYSLPCVSNRLPDTVVPSTSNVLLFSTVQNDQVIEKANLKWSRGVNLSVLLSTPMDQYLRLPSYGDVKLIMQNRCYTTHISIVPISQIEISAQDIRSRLLRKKNMAKDRDTIAPIPLKRSEEDKLLQYVQSSSSSTSLTSFFSAQEDALPETMVVSSSSKQLIPETMEKTLAENQSRSSNDATSTNPKEGSLTVYLRACTIAILHDINENAQRIEVASLSMTDLVVTVNSKARFINLHCYIGDLQFDNQLFDQGGFDFPVVLINQNPLPNREMVFYSNNCLMTNMEKIKQDSLIAIEYVWEVNGTMIASKEYRMKIAPISAYIEDTYITQLLDYATSMIPPRLVLNDSPKRVQTIAISNAVYIPDYIMIDSKILSKPLRLQNFVIEPLSILLSVHTSVRLYVALDHSPLYFGVFERKNLLTTPYRLGNALTMHYLSGAIFGAGWVVGSLEILGSPGGLAQALGSGLRDFVSLPFQGLLQGPWGFIVGITHGSASLMKHVTAGTVNSVTKLASSVARNLDRLTLDEEHVQRQEESRRMRPQGMAQGLYQGLTGFGMSLLAAVAGLAHHPLQQVWSGEATTKSLVTGVGLGLVGVVTKPLSGAAELVALTGQGLLQGAGWNPLPTPRQRPIVQYTTGNNSTSVRYTWRLSPLLDHSHDSILHVTSADYVIHQGSNRAVTLVLTRQALLLVNMAEDSVERIFSLRELTSVDHITESTMLCLYCPPAATQSSRPFSPAEHEMNQEMRARVEEYVRTSSTGLASVSTNSDRQSDTFEKTSPHPEHTLTFYVCPDTRNYLLSLFNIAKRQNQGSDFAVL, encoded by the exons ATGTTCAAATTGGAATCCTATATAACGCCAGTAATTCTCAGTTATGtagagaaatatgtaaaaaattttaagccaGAACAATCACAG gtATCCTTGTGGGGTGGAGATGCATCATTTCAAAATCTGGATCTACGATTAGAGGTATTAGAGGAACAACTTAATCTTCCATTTGTCTTTGTTAGCGGCCACATACATGAACTGTTAATACATGTTCCTTGGGTAAAAATTACCTCTGAACCAATAGTTGTTACTATTAATACTATAG agtgcattttaaaattgaaagatgaGAATACCACAGAAGCTAACACAACGacattacaaaagaaaaaggagGTGGTGCA aGAGGAAGCTCCACCTGGGTACATAAAAAGTATAGTcacaaaagttattaataatattactattcaCTGCAACAATCtcattttgaaatatgtagAAGAGGATATTGTGCTTAGTgtaaatgtcaaattattaaGTATGCAAACTGTTGATAATAAATGGCAGCCAGCATTTACTG ATGTCAACACTCAGGAAGTGATGCTTAGAAAAGTTATTACTATCCAGGACTTGACATTGTGCTTAGATAAAATGGATGCATCaggaaaaatagaaatatatcag gatCCCGTTTTATACCGATGCTCAATGACAATCCGCATGATTATAAACTATCACAGCAACACCTCAAAGAGGGCATCTATCACAAGACTTGATCTTCATTGCGAAAAAATGGAGTTTAGCATGACTGAACAACAAGTGCCCATGCTCCTCAGACTAGCCGCCTTGGTGATGGCATTACAAACGAAGCAGTTTCCATTAAGCAAGGAAAAATCTTCCATTACTGTGGATGAGAGAGAGGATGTTATACAAG atgATACAAGTCAAGTAGTGGGGACTTCGACAGATGCGGTTGGATGGGGTGGGTGGGCTTGGGATATAGTGTCATCTGTTTTGCCTGTTGATTGGGACAATAATTGGTCTGCTGAACAACAAATGGCATATTCTGGTCATACTGTACACTTGGGTGTTTATATAGATGATGCTACTTTAACGTTTAAg acTGTTGAAAGTGTCAAAGAACAGTTATTTTACAAATCGCGGAAAATTAGATACAAATCGTTTTTATCACTTCGATTAAATGGAGTTGTGATGGATACTTTAATTCAAGGAATTGCAATGACAACGTTTCAAGTAGGAGTGGCATGCATACAACTCTATCCACGAGGAACGTGCAGTTGCGGACACGTAGAAGTTGTTGATGGTGTACAG ccGCCTCTTTACGTAATAGCTGGGAGCTTGAATATTGATTATCTGAAAGATTCGTTATTTGACGAAGAAGCTGTGGAAAATAAAGGGAAGAAGAGAGATTACAAGCAAGGAATAGATTATCACTTAACGATAGCTTcgg ttgaaaaattattagaaagatGTCCAGCATTTGTGATGGATTACGTTTATTGCGTGGAATTGCCAGACGACATAACGCCTGAAAGACTGCTCGAGCTCGGATCAAACTTTGAATACAG CAATTTTCAGGAACGCAGGATAATAAGATACTTATCTGGAGATCTGATAATCAGGTTATGCTCCGGTATTTTTCATCGTATTGACACTATCAAACAAGCTGCGgcgaaatatgattataatccCTACATTGTAATAAAACCAG atCCCCTCATCGATGAACTACCTCCTGTTACATTGGAAGAATACGAAGCACTCAGAGAGAATGTATCAATGACGGAGacaaagttaatattaaaaacagcaTCGCTGCAATTACAACTGGCAGATCATTGCGTCATGGGAGCCCCACGGCAACGTAAAATTGTCGAAACTcga ATTACTCCATTATCTCCAGCTCTTACAGATGATCCTTTTGTAACCATTGAATGCGATGAAGCAATTGCTACAATAGTTCAGCCTATGTATCCGTTTAGACTTGTGGCTTGTGCTTCAAAATTGACGGATTTACAACCGGAAATGTTCACCCAATGCCACGCGATTACTAATATACAA ATAACTGGAGCAAAAAGTCAACTCCATTTGACAAAAACTTGTGATACTTCAATAGTGATGCCTTACTCAGTGGAAGCGTCTTCAAAGATATTATTGTATCCTCAATATTGGCGAGACATAGACATGGTTCAAAAATCGTATTCTCTTCAATCAGATAGTGTCACTATCACAGGAACTAAAGCAAAGTTAATGGCTGCTGTATCTGTAGCaacttctatttttaattctgcAGATACAACAAATCCACTTATCTGTTCTACGCTTTTTAATGACGCCTGTCAAGAGAAAT CACCAGTGTACTTAGAATTATACctagaaaatataatgtgcAAAAATGTATCATCTTCGGTGATGATATCAAACGAGATGAatgtaaattctataaaaatatttgctctCAATGATCTGCAACAAGCCTTTATTCTTTCGGGTCCAGAAAATTATGACGGCAA tgataCAGGAAATGTACCACTTTTATCTAGTATAATACAATTTCCTAAAAATGTCGAACTACATACACATCCATCGcttgttttgtttaaaattgccGAGAGCAGAGCTTCGTTGGATCCACTTTTCTTTGAATGGCTAAAATATCGTCCCACTTATCATAAATCGGGAAGCGTACACGTATTACGTTCGGATAGCCAACAGTTGATCACCGAAGGTACATCGTCCGATACAGGTActcgaaaaaaaacatttccgAGTCTGTATGAAAGTGTGCATAGTTCATCggacaaagagaaaaagagatcaGCTGTAACAGAAAAGTCGAAAACACTGCGATATGATGAAACGCAAAAGAAAACTGAATCTAAAGCAGAAGAGGAACAAcag AATTTGCAGAAATCGGGAATATTGGTCAAATTAGCAGAGTCGTATTCGTGGTGGTGCAATCTTGTGTTAAACGGTTACATAggacatattattatttatattccatCTGATACGATGAGTGGCATTGGCGCTGAtg acatAGAACAAGCCAAAGACAGAGCCTTAATAGAGAATCAAGATTtacaaataatgataataaaattaccaaGTCTTCTTATACACTCGTCTAATTTAAATGCTGAATCATTGAACCCGTATCTGCAAAATCTTCCTGTTAAATTGCCAGAATCTATGTGGACATGTC gaGTACAGAGCTTTCCGTGGACGTTAAGTCTTATAGACTTTCATTGTTACACATTGCAACAGAGAacacaaaaaagttttataaagaaagtaACATTAAATGCTACAGTGGCTCTTACAACTAAGACAGCTGCAATTCAGTCAAATACACTTACTGCTTTAAGCATTTGTGTACATATTGATAATTctcctatttttatttcactttcgGAGGAACAG GTTGTTTTCATGAGCAATATAGtcttaaatatcataaaaatattacaaacttTATGTAGCTCTCAGGAAAGTAACACAGTTGTACGACAGATGAGCAATGAAATGCAAATTGTTCTCCCTGCCATACCTCAAACTCCGTCCACTCCGACGCAATTAATGTATCAAGAGGATACAACTAACTCAACTGTATCTACATCGAAAGAAGACCTAAGATATG aaaaagatGGCTTAGCTGTAACAGCATGGATTCAATGGACCATAACAAAAatagcaattaaattatacattatggaACAAGAAGACGAATCTTCTTTAAAGTTGATGTTGGAATTAGAAGATATTATAACatctttagatttaaaatcggtctatatgcaaataaaaagtaaaatcacAACAGctacaatattacattacgttag AAGTTCAAACGCATTAAATTGGGATGCTGGTGAATACGCCGGACTAATACTCTGCGGAAGAGAAGATAATTTAGAGAAAGGCGATGATTCGGGTTTTCTAAGTTTCACGCTTACTCGTGCAAAATCGGGAAATGTCTACACACGTTGGGGTACCCATAAACGTTACAAATCACAAAAG AAAGAAATGCTAATTGATTCGACGTTGTCTATGAACGGCTacatttctgaaatattcatCAAAATGCAAATGGTCGATATAATCTTACCACTTAGTGTAATTGGCAAATATACTCAATTGGTGAAACCTTTTGCATGTTTCGGTTCATGTATCGAGCGAAGTGCGGAAGTCACTCGTGGTAAAAGTACATCAACGCCATTAACTGGTATAATCACTCTGAATAATGAATCATTACCATTGATACATTTGGAGTTCAAAGGTTTTCGACTCATGATGCCAGCCTTAagtaatgcaaataaattacaacaCGATTTATTGATGCTCCAG tTGGATGGAATTCGTATCACGCCGGATGCAGAAAATCCAATTTGCAGAACTCCATTGCGAACTGACATATATCAGCTGGCTGCTcaagcaaatatattaaatgtaccaGGTTCGGCTGTCGAAGATCGTCAGTATCAAATTAGCGTTAAAGGAGTGTGCGCATATACTACAACATGGAGGAATTATCAGCTAAGCATTAATAAG aggATGTCTCAATCATACCTGTATACAATGAATGAGAATCCTGCATTAGAATGGAATAAGCTTGGGAATGGTAGTAGTCTCGATCCATATTTCTCTACGTCTCCTGTATTAACAaa atTTGATCTCTGTTTGATCATTGCACCAGCTGTCACATTTAAAGGTGACACGATAGTTTGTGGAAGTGCCATAGAAGTGAATTGCATTACAGACATAGAGTTGACAATAAATTTGGATCAAATTAAGTTAATATCGATGCtcaataatgaatttataaaactattgtcTGGAAGTTTTGAAAAGGTGGAAgaaaatagtattaataatataattcaaagatATCCTTCGAGCTCTCAAAACATTAAACCTATCAGTTGGTTGAAACAGACATTAGATGAACCAGATATCGATTTTACGAAAGACAGTGGTGTTGATTTTGAGATGTCCAGTGTACATTCGACAGTAATT GGAAGACCTGCGGTTGCTGAAACTATGACACTCCCACCGTTTGAATTTTTAGTGAATTGTGGAAAGATAACGCTTATTTTGTATGAAGTTCAGAATGCATTTCTTGATTTAGAACATGATGca gaTATACACAAAACTGATTGTGAAGacgataatgataatataaaacagcCACTACTTTATCTAATGATCAATCAACcgaatatttacttttctcagcaacatttatctaaaaaaattcaa ATATCCTGTTTTGATATAACAACGGCGCTTGGCGATGCCCAAAATCTAAACACGATACCGACTGAAAaggatttcaaaatttttatgatagaaACGAAGCATGGAGATTTACATCCAGACACTGGTATTCCACCTTCTTTTGCTACAGTAAAATCTGAGATGTTTCTAAGCAAAAATCGACAATTTTTTGTCGAAATGGGACGGCCGACGAAAATACATCTTTCTTTATCTCGGCTCAatcagttttataatatacggaATAAG GTATTATCGTGTTTTATGGACGGCGATGTTACACAAGTACCAGGAAAGGAAAATGAGGTTGTGGACCCTGAAAATTTAGCAGCACCGACAAAATCGAGAAAATTCAGTGTACCTGATCTACATTTAAGTACAAAACAAATCGTATTATCTTTAAAGACTGATACCGGAGCAGAAATCATTATCAGTTTAGCATCGTTAAACGGGAATTTGTCAACACTTGTGAGACCAGACAGGATATATTCAAACTTATCCAtagattcttttattatatctgcGATCTTAAACGGAAACATCAAAGTGTTATTAAATCCATGGTGTTGCAACATAACGAGTTGCTTACTTTGGGAATCTTCATACAATAGCGAAGTCATTCCGCAGATACAGGTACAGGCAGACAGTGAAAGTCTATATCTCGATTTTGGACCTGatcagattaaaattataaaaatggtcATGCAAGATTGCCAGTTGCTTTTAAGCGAATTTGCCTCGTGCTCTACGAGCgagaataaaaatgagaagCAAATTGTATTATCGACCGAACAACATTACAAGGATGATTTAAAGGCTGGTGCATTCCAGTTTGTCGATGGCACTGCGGACGAGTTACCTTTTCCGTATCAA GTAGTATTCTTTGCTTATCCCCAACAAGCGATGGCTTGGAGATATCCACAACCGCGCACATTAACgagaatacatatatctccTGTTCCATTTGAA ACAGTGGACGCCGATGGCAATTATATCGACAGAATTTCTTGCATCCTCGAATATTGGAGCGACAGTCACATGTCCTATCAACGTTACGCAGATTTTTACTTATCGGAAACGGATTCCTATCGATTGGATTTACCGGAGAGAGCGCCGGCACGTGCGGTGGCCTGCGTGTGGCGTGTGGTTATTTCGTCCAGCAACAAGCGGTCGCTTTCGAAAAGCATCGTTTCCGCGCGTGCTCTCGCGGCTTGTTTGCGCAttgattcttattttaatcctCTGTTAATACCAAATGTGCAGATCGCCTTAAATATTGGCGTGCTTCACGTGTCTCTGTACAATCATATCGATACTACTGTGTACAATAATCTACCGCCACCGCTGGATAGGTATACGTTGAACGGGAGGATCCCCGAGATACAATGTTTTATGTCTGTGGAACAAAAAGGAGCAGTTCTGGTGCTTAACAAATGGGTAGACGATTCCACGTTGCTCGATATCGGCGGTACTTTGAGCGTACACGTATTAGACTACAGTCATTTGACCATGCAAGAGGTACTTGATTCCTTAGAAGGAAGATTACAATTATCATTGTCGGACAAGATAGACGTGTCATTCACGAGTAACCCGTTTACATTGAAATTGGGTCCGGCGATCACTCACACTCTTGCGGTCTCCACCCGTCTATGGCTGGCGTCTTTCGATGAGGAGGAGAAAAGTGTGATTGTCCTGACGCGTTATGTAATTGCCAACGATAGCAATGTATCTATCCGTTTTGGTCAAAGTGCCACTGGTGACAGTATACTTCTCGAGAGCAGGcagtgtaatttttattcgtgGCGACAAATTGGAAATCAGATGATACGAATATCGATCGAGGAGAACGCCTGGGTATGGAGCCGACCCTTTCCCGTCAACAAGGATGGAATCCAcgttatagaatttaataattcaatgacTAGCACGGTAGTTTTCGTAAATGTTACATCGCTTTCCGCTACGCAGAAACTCGTAACGTTCTCGGGACAGCTCGTAATTTCTAATCAATTGATGGATAATTTCGAGATGAGATTGGTCAAGTATGAAGGAGATGTCGGCTCTAAAGTAACGGTCTCGAAGGAGGTGTATCCCATTCCGGGTAAGAGCTTTCCGTCATCTATTATGCTTGAAAATAACCGAAAGATGGCTATGAGGCTACGTTTCACCAATTTGACGCACTTATCCTGGACCGGCGACATTCCTCTGCAACCAAATGTCAAATGGGGCCAGCCCTGGCTTGTAAAAGTACCGCTCCAAGAACGCGGTCAATTTTTTAGTATCTGGGTACGGATTGTAACACAGACGATACAGGACAAAGTGAAGATCCTCGCGGTACTGAGCCCGCTTTACATGATCAGATCGCATTTACCGGTGCCGGTTAGAGTCCAGATGGAAACTCCGTCCTTGAAGATGTCATCCAGCACGATGGTAAACGGTCGCGGCGAGTGTCAGCAACTGTACTGCCCCGGTACATTCGAGCACTTTCATCAACTAACGTTTCAACTGGAATCCGGTGTTTCCGCTTCGAATCCTTACGTGCCGCTCTCGTATAGTTCGGTAGATCAGCGAAAGTTCTTTAGAAGACCCGATGTCGAGGACATCGACAAAATTTTGCGAGATCTCAGAGCTCGAAAGGACGACGCGAAGTGGCCTTTTCAAGGGGACGACACAGGGGAAGAATGGATATCTGCAGAGCAGCCGCAGACACATGTACAGGTAAAATATCAAGACGCAGGACTGGTCTCTAGTACCTTATTGTTGGAACTACAACCCTGGTGCTTTGTAATGAATTCGCTGGGCTGTCACATCTCACTAGTGTCGGAGGATACAGAGTTGTGTCAGATTCCTCACTACGGCATAGTCACGCCGCCCAAGTTGGAGGGCACCTTTCACGTGGGCGTCGGAATCGGCGATACTTATTACACGTCGCAGACGTTGCAGCTGGCACGACCCGACTGGGGCCAGAGCTTTTACATGCCGCGAATCAACGGCATCGTACCGGTAGACGGGAATATCAAGACATTCGTGGACTGCGGCACAAGCGTGTCCATCTTGAGCATCGGTTCTTCCATGCACGAGGATATGCGCCTGGTACGGATCGCGAGCAGTCACGTTATTGCCAATCTGACGTCTCAGGAATTGTGCGTGGCTACGCTCGCAGTGCACGAGGAAGCGAGAGACCTGCAACTGCCGCACGATCTCACCCCTTGCAGCCTGAACGTCTCGCCGTCCGAAGATCAAAGACAGGGTACACCAATCGTACAATGGTACACACTGTACACGGAAAGCAATGTCGAGCCGCTCGTATTTTATCTATCTCTCAGTCTTGGTCATAGATGGTCCTGTCCGATCAGAGTGGACCAAGCGATGAGCCGCAGATCCATCGCTATCCCGAACGGTTCTTCTACCATGCCGGTTATCGTGACAACGCAAGAAGAGAAGGGTACCACGTTCATCGTGATACATAATGACGATCATCCGCAATTGTTGATCGAGAACGCTTGCGGCTTTAAGATCCTGCTGGGACAAGCCGATGAAAAAGGAAGCGAGATATTACCGGACAGCATCCACTTTACGTGGATGTGCGAAGTCGATAGCGGAGCAACGTTCAACTATTCCCTTCCCTGCGTCAGTAACAGGCTACCCGATACTGTCGTTCCGAGCACGTCGAACGTACTGTTATTTTCCACCGTGCAAAACGATCAGGTGATAGAAAAGGCCAATTTAAAATGGTCGAGAGGCGTGAATCTGTCCGTATTGTTGTCTACGCCGATGGATCAATATCTGCGATTGCCCTCGTACGGCGATGTTAAACTCATAATGCAGAATCGCTGTTACACCACTCACATCAGCATCGTGCCTATATCCCAGATTGAAATATCCGCTCAAGACATTAGAAGCAGATTAttacgaaagaaaaatatggcAAAGGATCGCGATACAATCGCGCCGATTCCGTTAAAAAGATCAGAAGAGGATAAACTATTGCAGTATGTACAGAGTTCAAGTAGCTCAACATCACTGACGAGCTTCTTTTCGGCTCAAGAGGACGCTTTGCCGGAAACAATGGTTGTCTCGTCATCGTCGAAGCAGTTGATTCCGGAAACGATGGAGAAAACTCTCGCTGAAAATCAATCGAGATCCTCCAACGATGCCACTTCGACGAATCCTAAAGAAGGCTCTTTAACAGTTTACCTACGCGCGTGTACCATCGCCATTCTTCACGACATCAATGAGAATGCGCAGAGAATTGAAGTCGCGAGTCTGTCTATGACGGATTTGGTAGTCACCGTAAATTCAAAGGCTAGATTTATCAATCTACATTGTTACATAGGCGACTTACAATTTGATAATCAATTATTCGATCAGGGAGGTTTCGACTTCCCTGTAGTATTGATAAATCAGAATCCATTGCCCAACAGAGAAATGGTATTTTATagcaataattgtttaatgaCGAATATGGAGAAAATCAAACAAGATTCTTTAATAGCCATCGAGTATGTCTGGGAAGTAAACGGAACTATGATAG CATCGAAGGAATATCGCATGAAAATCGCACCCATCAGCGCGTACATCGAGGACACATATATAACGCAATTATTAGATTACGCAACTTCAATGATACCACCCCGTTTGGTGTTGAATGACAGTCCTAAAAGGGTGCAAACGATAGCTATTTCGAACGCAGTGTACATACCGGATTATATCATGATTGACTCGAAAATCTTGAGCAAGCCGTTGAGATTGCAAAACTTTGTGATAGAACCGTTGTCCATTTTGTTGAGCGTTCACACTTCTGTACGATTATACGTCGCTCTGGATCATTCCCCGTTGTATTTCGGTGTCTTCGAGAGGAAGAATCTGCTGACTACCCCTTATAGGCTTGGCAATGCGCTTACTATGCATTATTTGTCTGGCGCTATATTTGGAGCAG GTTGGGTAGTCGGATCGTTAGAAATACTCGGATCACCGGGAGGTTTGGCGCAAGCGCTCGGATCCGGTCTCAGAGACTTCGTTTCACTACCGTTTCAAGGACTGTTGCAAGGTCCGTGGGGTTTCATCGTTGGAATTACACATGGATCGGCCAGTCTGATGAAACACGTTACAGCgg GTACTGTGAATTCCGTAACAAAACTGGCATCTAGCGTCGCACGAAACTTGGATCGTTTAACGTTAGACGAGGAACATGTTCAGCGACAAGAAGAATCACGAAGAATGCGTCCTCAAGGCATGGCACAAGGACTTTATCAGGGCTTAACTGGTTTCGGAATGAGTCTACTCG CGGCCGTGGCTGGCTTGGCGCATCATCCTCTGCAACAAGTGTGGTCAGGTGAGGCGACGACCAAGAGTTTAGTCACTGGAGTCGGACTCGGTCTAGTCGGCGTCGTTACTAAGCCACTGAGCGGTGCCGCGGAACTGGTCGCTCTCACGGGTCAAGGATTATTGCAGGGGGCTGGATGGAATCCCTTACCTACG CCACGTCAGAGACCAATTGTGCAATATACTACTGGCAATAATAGCACGTCCGTGCGATACACCTGGCGTTTGTCACCCTTGCTCGATCACAGTCACGACAGTATCCTTCACGTGACCAGCGCAGATTACGTCATTCACCAGGGCAGTAATCGCGCAGTGACGCTCGTCCTCACGCGACAAGCTCTATTACTTGTTAACATGGCAGAGGATAGCGTAGAACGAATATTCTCGTTGAGAGAATTGACAAGCGTTGATCATATCACGGAATCGACCATGTTGTGCTTGTATTGTCCACCGGCTGCGACACAGTCGAGCAGACCTTTTTCACCAGCCGAACATGAG atgaatCAAGAAATGAGAGCGCGAGTTGAAGAGTACGTACGGACAAGCAGTACCGGTTTAGCCAGCGTGTCAACCAACAGCGATAGACAGTCCGATACCTTCGAGAAAACGTCTCCACATCCAGAACATACACTTACATTTTATGTTTGTCCAGACactcgtaattatttattatcattgttcAACATTGCCAAGCGACAAAATCAGGGTTCTGATTTTGctgttttataa